One genomic region from bacterium encodes:
- a CDS encoding HEPN domain-containing protein yields the protein MKKNSYKNWIFIADGDLKTAEDELSVSEPFTSTVCFHAQQCVEKYLKAYLTFISKPFGKTHDIAELIELCKENDDEFEYLYEIKANKLTRYAVEVRYPDEFYVPTIEEAKEAVEIAKKVKSFILEKLNYEN from the coding sequence ATGAAAAAAAATAGTTATAAAAACTGGATTTTCATTGCTGACGGTGATTTAAAAACTGCTGAAGACGAACTAAGTGTATCAGAACCATTTACAAGTACTGTTTGTTTTCATGCTCAACAATGCGTTGAAAAATATTTAAAGGCATATTTAACTTTTATAAGTAAACCATTTGGTAAAACACATGATATTGCTGAGTTGATTGAATTATGTAAAGAAAACGATGATGAATTTGAATATCTTTATGAAATAAAAGCGAATAAACTTACAAGATATGCAGTTGAGGTAAGATATCCAGATGAGTTTTATGTACCAACTATTGAAGAGGCAAAAGAAGCAGTTGAGATTGCAAAAAAAGTAAAAAGTTTTATATTGGAAAAATTAAACTATGAAAATTGA
- a CDS encoding DEAD/DEAH box helicase family protein: protein MKIEKYLILNKYFLSLFGEKDFRDLQLKLKDTKEGTDSDGRTHFVNVLTGLDGLKINEDELLRYDKNIQEYEKKINYRRGNVSLKYFQYLAVLFTEIFLDNLKNNKQLFLYQLNEFLENYEDENAKDLIGNFTEDDFKKLAFWMATGSGKTLIAHINYYQFFKYNLFSPDNIIFITPNEGLSKQHYEELIKSGIPARIYSGSGSLNGGLKTENEVLVIEMTKFVEEKKGGGVTLPVETFEGKNLMFVDEGHKGRKSEEQKWAKLRDKLSENGFVFEYSATFAQILSKKNKETLKEYSKSIIFDYSYKYFYLDGYGKDFKVLNVNETKLSDKDFQETMFVANLLSFYEQIVLYEEKTTLAKEYNIEKPLWIFVGTTVTGKEEESDVLEIVKFIKKITEDQNWLKKKIDFVLSGKTGLEDDNGNDIFENRFPLLRGKVIDVDDIYKKVFIGKGSFKIYEIKNSEGEFGLKIGENPYFGVINIGDISGFKKLLEQEKITIEQDAISQSLFDDIKKENSSINILIGSKKFIEGWDTWRVSSMGLLNIGKGQGPQIIQLFGRGVRLKGKNMTLKRSENKEIALLETLNIYGIKADYMNKFLEEIRKEDVDFEEIKIPVIPLEKEKWSKLPYLKKKLCVKYEEKEVVFLKPDEHIQYTLDLTPKVTSYIGRERKYKDYEKEISIEVTKAIEETSEEVISNLIDLELLD from the coding sequence ATGAAAATTGAAAAGTACTTAATTTTAAACAAATACTTTCTCTCACTTTTTGGTGAAAAAGATTTCAGAGACTTACAATTAAAATTAAAGGATACAAAAGAAGGCACTGATAGCGATGGAAGAACACATTTTGTAAATGTCTTAACTGGGTTAGACGGATTAAAAATAAACGAAGATGAGTTATTGAGGTATGATAAAAACATTCAGGAGTATGAAAAAAAGATAAATTATAGGAGGGGCAATGTTTCTCTAAAATACTTTCAATACCTTGCTGTTTTATTTACTGAGATATTTTTGGATAACTTAAAAAACAATAAACAATTATTTCTTTATCAATTAAATGAATTTTTAGAAAATTACGAAGATGAAAATGCAAAAGACTTAATAGGCAACTTTACTGAAGATGATTTTAAAAAACTTGCTTTTTGGATGGCAACCGGTTCCGGAAAGACACTCATTGCTCATATAAACTACTACCAGTTTTTCAAATATAATCTTTTCTCTCCTGACAACATAATTTTTATCACTCCAAATGAAGGACTTTCAAAACAGCATTATGAAGAGCTAATTAAAAGTGGGATACCAGCAAGAATTTATTCAGGTTCGGGTTCATTAAACGGTGGCTTAAAGACGGAAAATGAAGTTTTGGTAATTGAGATGACAAAGTTTGTTGAAGAGAAGAAAGGTGGTGGAGTAACTTTGCCTGTTGAAACATTTGAAGGAAAGAATTTGATGTTTGTTGATGAGGGACATAAAGGTAGAAAATCAGAAGAGCAAAAATGGGCAAAGTTAAGAGATAAACTTTCAGAAAATGGCTTTGTTTTTGAATATAGTGCAACCTTTGCACAGATTTTAAGTAAGAAAAACAAAGAAACACTAAAAGAATATTCAAAATCAATAATCTTTGATTATTCTTACAAATACTTCTATTTAGACGGCTATGGGAAGGACTTTAAAGTTTTGAACGTTAATGAAACGAAATTGTCAGACAAAGATTTTCAAGAAACAATGTTTGTTGCAAACCTTTTATCTTTTTATGAACAGATAGTTTTATATGAAGAAAAAACAACTTTGGCAAAAGAATATAACATTGAAAAGCCACTTTGGATTTTTGTCGGAACAACAGTGACAGGAAAAGAAGAAGAGTCAGATGTTTTAGAAATTGTTAAGTTTATAAAGAAAATTACAGAAGATCAAAACTGGTTAAAGAAAAAAATTGATTTTGTTTTAAGTGGAAAAACTGGTTTAGAAGATGATAATGGAAATGATATTTTTGAAAATAGATTTCCGTTGTTAAGAGGAAAAGTCATTGATGTTGATGATATTTATAAAAAAGTTTTTATTGGCAAAGGTAGTTTTAAGATATATGAGATAAAAAATTCTGAAGGTGAATTTGGGTTAAAAATTGGAGAAAATCCATACTTTGGTGTTATAAATATTGGCGATATATCTGGTTTTAAAAAATTACTTGAACAGGAAAAAATTACAATTGAACAAGATGCAATCTCTCAATCTTTATTTGATGATATAAAGAAGGAAAACTCAAGTATCAACATACTTATTGGTTCAAAAAAATTCATTGAAGGTTGGGACACCTGGCGTGTATCTTCAATGGGTCTTTTGAATATAGGCAAAGGACAAGGACCACAGATTATTCAATTGTTTGGAAGAGGCGTAAGATTGAAAGGCAAAAATATGACTTTAAAAAGAAGTGAAAATAAAGAGATTGCCCTTCTTGAAACATTAAACATTTACGGAATAAAAGCAGATTATATGAATAAATTTTTAGAAGAAATAAGAAAAGAAGATGTTGACTTTGAAGAAATAAAAATACCTGTCATACCTTTGGAAAAAGAAAAGTGGAGTAAACTTCCTTATTTAAAAAAGAAATTATGTGTAAAGTATGAAGAAAAAGAAGTTGTATTTTTAAAACCAGACGAACATATACAATATACCTTAGATTTAACTCCGAAAGTCACAAGTTATATTGGACGAGAAAGAAAGTATAAAGATTATGAAAAAGAAATATCAATTGAAGTAACAAAGGCAATTGAAGAAACTTCTGAAGAGGTAATATCTAATCTTATTGATTTGGAACTGCTTGATT